The following are encoded together in the uncultured Sphaerochaeta sp. genome:
- the glpK gene encoding glycerol kinase GlpK, translating to MSEQFILAFDQSTSTTKALLFDQKGALKGRSDVPHRQIINDQGWVEHDAEQIIKNLFLAARNLLESTSIDRSLIKTVAISNQRETAVAWDRNSGKPLYHAIVWQCGRAKDICTALEKDKDEIHRRTGLHLSPYFSAAKFAWMLQNVTAVRGAAKAGDLVLSTMDSYVLYHLSREKAVRSEYSNASRTQLLNITDLTWDEKVASLFGIPTESLPELCDSNALFGHTDLGGILPEEVPIHAMLGDSQGALYAQGCNFNGMTKATYGTGSSIMMNIGQIPVLCEDLVTSLAWGIDGKVTYVLEGNINYSGATISYLVEDLELIGSAKEAGILAGQAKDIEGLYMVPAFSGLGAPYWDPEARAIIVGLDRRCKKAELVKAAEESIAYQIADIVFLMKKHAKQEITSLRVDGGPTNDTFLMQAQSDIIGCEVRVAALEELSGQGPALIAAKAVGILEEEQLPAKALYQPVMSDTEREKRYKGWKKAVSKALSS from the coding sequence ATGAGTGAACAATTCATCCTTGCATTCGACCAGAGCACATCAACCACAAAGGCCCTGCTTTTCGACCAGAAGGGTGCTTTGAAGGGACGTTCAGATGTACCCCACCGTCAGATTATCAATGACCAGGGATGGGTGGAACATGATGCTGAACAGATTATCAAGAACCTCTTCTTGGCTGCAAGGAACCTATTGGAAAGCACATCGATAGACCGCAGCCTTATCAAGACTGTGGCGATCAGCAACCAACGGGAAACTGCTGTTGCGTGGGACAGGAACAGCGGAAAACCGCTCTATCATGCCATTGTCTGGCAATGTGGGAGAGCAAAGGACATCTGTACGGCACTGGAAAAAGACAAGGATGAAATTCACAGGAGAACCGGGCTGCACCTCTCCCCCTACTTCAGTGCTGCCAAGTTTGCCTGGATGCTCCAGAACGTTACGGCAGTAAGAGGGGCTGCAAAGGCAGGAGATCTGGTGCTTTCAACTATGGACAGTTATGTTCTCTATCACCTGAGCAGGGAAAAAGCAGTCCGAAGTGAATACTCCAATGCCTCTCGTACTCAGCTACTGAATATTACCGATCTTACCTGGGATGAGAAGGTGGCTTCACTCTTTGGCATCCCAACAGAAAGCCTTCCCGAACTGTGTGACTCAAACGCTCTTTTCGGACATACCGACCTAGGGGGTATATTGCCAGAGGAAGTTCCCATCCATGCAATGCTTGGGGACTCACAAGGAGCGCTCTATGCACAAGGGTGTAATTTCAATGGCATGACCAAAGCCACCTATGGCACGGGATCCTCCATCATGATGAACATCGGGCAAATACCGGTACTCTGTGAAGACCTGGTCACCAGCCTTGCTTGGGGGATTGATGGAAAGGTCACCTACGTTCTGGAAGGGAACATCAACTACAGCGGAGCGACAATCTCATACCTGGTTGAAGATCTTGAGCTCATAGGCTCAGCAAAGGAAGCGGGAATTCTGGCAGGGCAAGCCAAGGACATAGAAGGTCTCTACATGGTGCCAGCCTTCAGCGGTTTGGGGGCACCCTATTGGGACCCTGAGGCGAGAGCAATAATTGTTGGATTGGACAGGCGATGCAAGAAAGCAGAACTGGTCAAGGCAGCAGAAGAATCGATCGCCTATCAAATCGCAGACATTGTCTTCTTGATGAAAAAACATGCAAAGCAAGAAATAACCAGCCTCCGAGTTGATGGTGGGCCTACCAACGATACATTCCTCATGCAGGCCCAGAGTGATATCATCGGTTGTGAAGTTCGCGTTGCCGCATTGGAGGAATTGAGTGGACAGGGACCAGCGCTAATCGCAGCAAAGGCAGTAGGCATCCTGGAAGAAGAGCAACTCCCAGCAAAAGCACTCTATCAACCAGTGATGAGCGATACAGAGAGAGAAAAACGGTATAAAGGATGGAAAAAGGCAGTCAGCAAAGCCTTATCGTCTTAA
- a CDS encoding DeoR/GlpR family DNA-binding transcription regulator encodes MLANERRNKILEFIQEDGSARVKTLSEMFHVSEPTIRQDLEVLEKDGHIVREHGGAFLKTMSRQVSTLTLQHTEHLDEKRKIAEKALEYIKDGDSLILDSGSTVTELAAILHQKKNLTVLTNALNIALLVGSNPNFQLMVSGGEFKPPTLSLTGLKAASFFETAFVDKLFLASGGVAQSLDLTYPSFNDLVVKRAMINSAHETYLLVDSSKFGKTSIASLGNLSQIDYIITDAGIAAEYEKRILDLGVKLIKV; translated from the coding sequence ATGCTTGCAAACGAAAGGCGTAACAAAATACTGGAATTTATCCAAGAGGATGGAAGTGCACGCGTTAAGACTCTAAGCGAAATGTTTCATGTCAGTGAGCCAACCATTAGGCAAGATTTGGAGGTGTTGGAGAAGGATGGACATATTGTCCGTGAACATGGAGGAGCATTTTTAAAAACAATGTCTCGTCAGGTAAGCACCCTTACGCTCCAGCACACAGAACATTTGGACGAGAAGAGAAAGATTGCAGAAAAAGCTCTGGAATATATTAAAGATGGTGATAGTCTTATTCTTGATTCTGGGTCAACTGTAACAGAATTGGCTGCAATTTTACATCAGAAAAAAAACCTTACAGTACTTACAAATGCTCTTAATATTGCTTTATTGGTAGGTTCAAACCCAAATTTCCAACTGATGGTGTCCGGTGGAGAGTTTAAGCCACCAACGCTCTCTTTGACTGGCCTGAAAGCTGCCTCATTCTTTGAAACAGCTTTTGTTGACAAATTATTCCTAGCCTCTGGTGGAGTTGCTCAATCATTGGATCTTACATATCCGAGTTTTAACGATTTGGTTGTTAAACGTGCAATGATCAATTCTGCGCATGAAACATATTTGCTCGTTGATTCAAGCAAGTTTGGCAAAACAAGTATAGCTTCGCTTGGAAATCTATCGCAGATAGACTACATCATTACAGATGCAGGCATCGCTGCTGAATATGAGAAGAGAATCCTTGATTTAGGCGTAAAACTTATAAAGGTTTGA
- a CDS encoding MBL fold metallo-hydrolase, which produces MNCTFLGHSAFLVETDAYLLLFDYTKGTVSLPSDTKPLMVFASHRHADHYDSSIFSLADRKGHTVFFLSSDIPPTDIPFSCTINPMGPYEEDIVEGIVVKTLKSTDEGVAFVVEVEGNTIYFAGDLNHWHWEGESKQYNEEMADNYQKELALLPSHLDLAFVPVDPRLGAYYSLGAKDLVQAVPVDTLVPMHMWEDYSVCSKLQKELGDRVKEVILLDTVPQTWRI; this is translated from the coding sequence ATGAATTGTACATTCCTTGGGCATAGTGCCTTCTTAGTGGAAACGGATGCGTATCTCCTGCTTTTTGATTACACCAAAGGTACAGTGAGCCTTCCTTCTGATACCAAGCCGTTGATGGTATTTGCAAGCCATCGGCATGCTGACCATTATGACTCGTCCATCTTTTCGCTTGCAGATAGGAAGGGTCATACCGTTTTCTTCCTCTCCTCCGATATTCCTCCAACAGATATCCCCTTCTCTTGTACCATCAACCCGATGGGCCCGTATGAGGAGGACATTGTGGAAGGAATCGTAGTCAAGACACTCAAGAGTACTGATGAAGGGGTGGCCTTTGTTGTGGAGGTTGAGGGAAACACCATCTACTTTGCCGGTGACCTGAATCATTGGCACTGGGAAGGGGAGAGTAAGCAGTACAACGAGGAGATGGCCGATAACTACCAAAAGGAGTTGGCTCTTCTCCCTTCTCATCTGGACCTTGCCTTCGTACCTGTCGATCCACGTTTAGGTGCTTATTACAGCCTAGGGGCAAAAGATTTGGTCCAGGCAGTGCCGGTAGATACACTTGTTCCCATGCATATGTGGGAAGATTATTCAGTATGCAGTAAATTACAGAAAGAGCTTGGAGATCGTGTCAAGGAAGTAATTCTTCTAGATACCGTCCCACAAACATGGAGGATATAA
- a CDS encoding fructose-6-phosphate aldolase gives MDLLLDSADLSAISHALEHYPIKGVTTNPTMLSTIEGGAVLSHLRRIREMIGEKRELHIQVMGCDESTMIKEAHHLVSLLGEKTCIAVPVTECGLKVIKQLTSEGIAVTGTTVFSTMQGILAMLSGARYIAVFYDRMLNLDIDAKRVIKELSGFLWTNTSTTQVLAASFRNISEVTSAYANGAGVCTVRPELLSTGLAMPSISQAVDDFSRDWKSVFGEKTLLEL, from the coding sequence ATGGATCTACTACTCGATAGTGCCGACCTTTCGGCAATTTCACATGCTTTGGAGCATTACCCCATCAAAGGGGTAACCACCAACCCCACCATGCTCAGCACCATTGAAGGAGGCGCCGTTCTCTCCCACTTGAGACGTATCAGGGAGATGATTGGGGAAAAGCGGGAGTTGCATATCCAGGTCATGGGTTGTGATGAGTCCACCATGATCAAGGAGGCCCATCACTTAGTCTCTTTGCTTGGTGAGAAAACCTGCATTGCCGTTCCTGTTACCGAGTGTGGCTTGAAGGTGATCAAACAACTCACCTCAGAAGGGATTGCTGTCACTGGGACGACCGTATTTTCCACTATGCAAGGCATTCTGGCCATGCTCAGTGGGGCCCGTTATATTGCAGTATTCTATGATCGGATGCTCAATCTGGATATCGATGCAAAACGCGTTATCAAGGAACTGTCTGGGTTCCTTTGGACGAATACCAGCACAACCCAGGTCCTCGCTGCAAGTTTCAGGAACATCAGTGAGGTGACCAGTGCCTACGCCAATGGGGCTGGGGTGTGCACGGTCCGCCCAGAGCTGCTTTCTACCGGATTGGCGATGCCTTCCATCAGCCAGGCAGTTGATGACTTCTCCAGGGATTGGAAATCTGTATTCGGGGAGAAGACTCTTTTAGAGCTTTAA
- a CDS encoding VOC family protein: protein MQFHFAHNNFNVMDLDTSLAFYKEALGLVEVRRKEASDGSFILVFLGDGSSKHQLELTWLKNWEKDSYNLGDNEFHLAFETDDLEGAREKHRAMDCIIFENKQMGIYFIVDPDGYWIEIVPEKK from the coding sequence ATGCAGTTTCATTTCGCTCATAATAATTTCAATGTTATGGATCTTGATACATCCCTAGCATTCTATAAAGAGGCGTTAGGGCTTGTGGAAGTGAGGAGAAAGGAAGCCTCTGATGGTTCCTTCATCCTGGTTTTTCTAGGAGATGGATCTTCGAAGCACCAGCTTGAACTGACTTGGCTAAAGAACTGGGAGAAAGACTCTTACAACCTTGGAGACAATGAATTTCATCTTGCATTCGAGACCGATGACCTGGAAGGTGCACGGGAGAAACACCGTGCGATGGATTGCATCATTTTCGAAAACAAGCAGATGGGAATCTACTTCATCGTTGACCCTGATGGGTACTGGATTGAAATTGTCCCTGAGAAAAAATAA
- a CDS encoding D-ribose ABC transporter substrate-binding protein, whose protein sequence is MGKKLVVFVLVALLSFTLFAQGQKEAVKSNLIVIITPSHDNPFFKTEALVAEETAKSLGYETLVLSHDDDANKQDQHFDTAIASNAAAIICDNAGADATIGAVRKAKEAGVPSFLIDREINETGLAVSQIVSNNYQGALLGGEKFVELMGESGKYVELVGKESDTNAGIRSKGYHEIIDQYPGLKMVARQSANWSQTEAFEKMESILQANPDIKGVISGNDTMAMGAMAALNAAGMGDVIVVGFDGSNDVRDSILAGDIKATVLQTAAINAIMAVEQADKYIKTGSTGLPEKQLTDCILIDESNAARLDNFMLK, encoded by the coding sequence ATGGGAAAGAAACTTGTTGTTTTTGTTTTAGTGGCTTTGCTTTCGTTTACTTTGTTTGCGCAAGGGCAAAAGGAAGCTGTCAAGAGTAATCTGATTGTAATTATTACTCCTTCGCACGATAATCCCTTCTTTAAAACAGAGGCTTTAGTAGCTGAGGAAACTGCTAAATCGTTGGGTTATGAAACACTTGTACTGTCACATGATGATGATGCAAATAAGCAGGATCAACATTTTGACACCGCAATTGCAAGTAATGCCGCAGCAATTATTTGTGATAATGCCGGAGCAGATGCAACCATCGGTGCTGTCAGAAAAGCTAAGGAAGCTGGTGTTCCATCCTTCTTGATTGACAGAGAAATTAATGAGACCGGTCTCGCTGTAAGCCAGATTGTTTCCAACAATTATCAAGGAGCTTTGCTGGGCGGAGAGAAATTCGTTGAATTGATGGGTGAAAGCGGTAAGTATGTTGAGTTGGTAGGAAAGGAATCAGATACAAACGCAGGTATTCGTTCAAAGGGTTATCATGAAATAATCGATCAGTATCCTGGACTCAAGATGGTTGCAAGACAGAGTGCAAACTGGAGCCAGACTGAAGCTTTCGAGAAGATGGAATCCATATTGCAGGCTAATCCTGATATCAAAGGTGTGATTAGTGGCAACGATACGATGGCCATGGGTGCTATGGCAGCTTTGAATGCAGCTGGAATGGGTGATGTTATTGTCGTCGGATTTGATGGTAGCAATGACGTTCGTGATTCAATTTTAGCTGGTGATATCAAGGCTACCGTTCTTCAGACTGCTGCCATTAATGCAATCATGGCTGTTGAGCAGGCTGATAAGTATATCAAGACAGGTTCCACTGGTTTGCCTGAGAAGCAGCTTACTGATTGTATCTTAATTGATGAATCCAATGCTGCTAGGTTGGACAACTTCATGTTGAAATAA
- a CDS encoding AraC family transcriptional regulator, whose amino-acid sequence MRTTISPVVLDKACRMHNHFAMIDSILSDTSYFWEPTMQLKVIKRDPEIPYRLHSHEFNELVFVVSGRGINFTKSEQQPLQEGSIFFIPPGVEHGYKDVENLVLYNIIYARNLLGRKFLDLPSLPGYCSIFMETQKIPYLLLSPSQTAELIPLIQMMEKEADDQSYGSGSRPLALAYLIELIISLSRIWDQTPRETNQGTRRLWEVISYMDQHLDTSLATEELVEVANMSTSTLNRLFKQSTGLSPIEFHIHKRVAHACTLIQRRGLSMSQISEACGFKDPNYFSRQFRKVMGMSPKQYQRIFTSRFT is encoded by the coding sequence ATGAGAACAACTATCTCCCCGGTAGTTCTTGACAAAGCCTGCAGGATGCACAACCATTTTGCTATGATTGATTCCATCTTGTCAGACACCTCGTACTTTTGGGAACCTACCATGCAGTTGAAGGTCATCAAGCGTGATCCGGAAATTCCTTACCGGTTGCACAGCCATGAGTTCAATGAATTGGTATTCGTGGTAAGTGGGCGTGGGATAAATTTCACCAAGAGCGAACAGCAACCACTCCAAGAGGGATCGATTTTCTTCATCCCACCTGGTGTTGAACACGGGTACAAGGATGTGGAGAATCTGGTGCTCTACAACATCATCTATGCAAGGAACCTACTAGGAAGAAAGTTTCTCGACCTGCCCTCCCTTCCAGGTTATTGCTCTATTTTCATGGAAACCCAGAAAATCCCCTATCTCTTACTCTCTCCTTCCCAAACTGCTGAACTCATTCCCTTGATCCAGATGATGGAGAAAGAAGCTGATGACCAGAGTTATGGCTCTGGGTCCCGACCTCTGGCACTCGCATATCTGATTGAGTTGATCATTTCGCTCTCCCGTATCTGGGACCAAACACCACGAGAGACCAACCAGGGAACCCGAAGGCTCTGGGAAGTCATCTCTTATATGGATCAGCATCTTGATACCAGCCTCGCAACAGAGGAGCTGGTGGAAGTGGCAAATATGAGCACAAGCACATTAAACCGGCTCTTCAAGCAGAGTACTGGCCTCTCCCCCATTGAGTTCCACATCCATAAGCGTGTTGCACACGCCTGTACCCTTATCCAGAGACGTGGACTTTCCATGTCACAGATAAGTGAGGCGTGTGGATTTAAGGATCCGAACTACTTCAGCAGGCAATTCAGGAAGGTCATGGGCATGAGCCCAAAACAATACCAGCGAATTTTCACCAGCCGTTTCACCTAA
- a CDS encoding transketolase, whose product MTIQELKQQALEIRKSLLSMIYQAKTGHTGGALSSTDLITALYFEVMNIDPSNPKWEGRDYFILSKGHSVEGYLSALAKRGFFDEKLLSTFCQYKSPLIGHPNNKIPGIEMNTGALGHGLSISVGIAIGLKKDKKTNRVFTLMGDGELAEGSVWEAAMAASHYKLDNMVAIIDRNHLQISGSTEDVMGLEPLAQRWASFGWEVKEINGNSMTEVVNTLKAAPFKENKPSLIIAHTTKGKGVKEMEDIPSWHHGVPNQNMYEQAMLDFESMEKELQNV is encoded by the coding sequence ATGACAATACAAGAACTCAAGCAACAAGCACTTGAAATTAGAAAATCCCTGCTTTCCATGATTTATCAAGCGAAAACAGGGCATACCGGCGGAGCTCTCAGCTCCACCGACCTGATCACAGCACTCTACTTTGAAGTCATGAACATTGATCCTTCCAACCCCAAGTGGGAAGGAAGGGATTACTTCATCCTCTCCAAGGGTCATAGTGTAGAAGGATACCTATCGGCACTTGCCAAGCGTGGATTCTTCGATGAGAAACTGCTCTCCACCTTTTGCCAATACAAGAGTCCACTGATCGGACATCCCAACAACAAGATACCCGGTATAGAGATGAATACCGGAGCCTTGGGACATGGCCTTTCCATCTCAGTAGGCATAGCAATTGGTTTGAAGAAAGACAAGAAGACCAATAGAGTCTTCACCTTGATGGGAGACGGAGAACTTGCTGAAGGATCGGTCTGGGAAGCTGCGATGGCAGCAAGCCATTACAAACTGGACAATATGGTTGCAATCATTGACAGAAATCATCTGCAGATATCAGGTTCGACTGAAGATGTAATGGGACTGGAGCCACTTGCCCAGCGCTGGGCAAGCTTTGGCTGGGAGGTGAAGGAAATCAATGGGAACTCCATGACCGAGGTAGTGAATACGCTCAAGGCTGCGCCGTTCAAGGAGAATAAACCCTCTCTGATCATAGCCCATACCACAAAAGGGAAAGGGGTCAAGGAGATGGAAGACATCCCCTCCTGGCACCATGGAGTTCCAAACCAAAACATGTATGAGCAAGCCATGCTCGACTTTGAATCCATGGAGAAGGAGCTACAGAATGTCTGA
- a CDS encoding transketolase C-terminal domain-containing protein — translation MSEYRACREAYTTALLALAKKDPSIIVISSDARGSCSLNTFVETLPDQFVEIGIAEQNEIGVAAGLSVVGKNPFVCAPACFLTARSLEQLKVDVAYSHQNVKVLGVSGGVSYGALGSSHHTLHDIATLRCIPDLTIILPSDAVQTEEVVRAIAQEKGAFFIRIGREKIPQIYTEELGVKPFTLGKANTLREGTTVTLVSCGELVYHTLEAAKILNDEGIEARVLDMATIKPFDEKAIIKAAKETGALVTIEEHSINGGLGATVSQIVCANHPVPVKTLAFPDAYLVTGNSLELFAHYGLDAMGIAASTKTFISQVSTL, via the coding sequence ATGTCTGAATACCGTGCCTGCAGGGAGGCTTACACCACAGCTCTCCTCGCCCTCGCCAAGAAAGACCCCTCGATCATCGTCATAAGCAGTGATGCTCGTGGATCATGTTCCTTGAATACGTTCGTAGAGACCCTACCCGATCAATTCGTTGAGATCGGTATCGCTGAACAGAATGAAATCGGTGTGGCAGCAGGCCTCTCGGTAGTTGGCAAAAATCCATTTGTATGTGCACCTGCCTGCTTCCTGACAGCAAGAAGTCTCGAACAACTTAAAGTTGATGTAGCCTACTCCCACCAGAATGTGAAGGTTCTGGGAGTGAGCGGAGGAGTGAGCTACGGAGCCCTCGGTTCCAGCCATCACACCCTGCATGATATCGCAACGCTACGTTGCATCCCTGACCTTACCATTATCCTCCCCAGCGATGCCGTGCAAACAGAAGAGGTTGTGAGGGCCATCGCGCAAGAAAAGGGTGCTTTCTTCATCAGGATAGGAAGAGAGAAAATTCCCCAGATATACACTGAGGAGCTGGGAGTAAAACCCTTTACCTTGGGAAAAGCCAATACCCTACGAGAAGGAACAACCGTTACCCTGGTTAGTTGCGGAGAACTTGTCTACCATACCCTTGAGGCAGCGAAGATCCTCAATGATGAGGGAATAGAAGCCAGAGTTCTCGACATGGCTACCATTAAACCGTTTGATGAAAAGGCGATCATCAAGGCTGCCAAGGAGACTGGTGCACTGGTGACAATAGAAGAACATAGTATCAATGGAGGACTGGGAGCTACAGTCAGCCAGATTGTCTGCGCCAATCATCCTGTACCGGTGAAGACCCTTGCCTTCCCAGATGCATACCTGGTTACAGGGAACAGCCTTGAACTGTTTGCCCATTATGGCCTTGATGCCATGGGTATTGCAGCCTCCACAAAGACTTTCATTTCCCAGGTGAGTACCCTATGA
- a CDS encoding 5-deoxy-glucuronate isomerase — protein sequence MIVQKQKPFDWGFTSITSLDGPHSEMLLDFGILKLKAGEHTSCTLPLERAWMLLRGKITFSWDEGSATSERQSCIDESPVVLHAPSTVAVTIKAESDCELVVERCKNEQSFPVRFYDKDDVKTEVFGAGVLQETSNRTVRTVFDGESAPYSNMVMGEVINHPGRWSSYPPHDHPHPEIYHYRFFPKQGFGISVLDEDAFVVHDGDTSLIKPDTTHSQGAAPGYAMYYVWMIPHLPGDKWLPTTRYYRKEHTWLLEKEVKVWPEIPAVME from the coding sequence ATGATTGTACAGAAACAGAAGCCATTCGACTGGGGATTTACATCCATCACCAGTCTTGATGGACCACATAGCGAGATGCTGCTCGATTTCGGTATCCTGAAATTGAAGGCAGGAGAACATACCAGTTGCACACTTCCCCTGGAACGCGCATGGATGCTCTTGAGAGGTAAGATTACCTTCTCCTGGGATGAGGGAAGCGCGACTAGTGAACGTCAAAGTTGTATTGACGAGTCACCGGTTGTATTGCATGCCCCTTCCACCGTTGCAGTAACAATCAAGGCAGAGAGTGACTGTGAACTGGTTGTTGAGCGGTGCAAAAACGAACAGTCCTTTCCCGTACGGTTTTATGACAAGGATGATGTGAAGACTGAAGTCTTCGGTGCGGGTGTTCTGCAGGAGACAAGCAATCGTACCGTTCGGACCGTATTCGACGGGGAGAGCGCTCCCTATTCGAACATGGTAATGGGGGAGGTCATCAACCACCCCGGTCGATGGTCAAGTTATCCTCCTCATGATCATCCGCATCCGGAGATTTATCACTATCGATTCTTCCCGAAGCAGGGGTTTGGGATTTCGGTCTTGGATGAGGATGCCTTTGTTGTCCATGATGGGGACACCTCATTGATCAAACCTGATACCACCCATAGCCAAGGTGCAGCTCCGGGCTATGCTATGTACTATGTCTGGATGATTCCTCATCTTCCTGGAGACAAGTGGTTACCGACAACCCGCTACTACAGAAAGGAGCATACCTGGTTACTCGAGAAAGAGGTGAAGGTATGGCCTGAAATTCCTGCTGTAATGGAGTAG
- a CDS encoding L-fucose/L-arabinose isomerase family protein: MPTIRLGYAPTRRSIFSAPDAIKYRNLTRDRLIELGIEFVDITDINEEGLLYDDKDMVKILEKFKAEKVDGLFLPHCNFGTEYVSARLAKELGVPVLLWGPLDERPEPNGERLRDTQCGLFATGKVLRRFRVPFTYMTNCRLSDPVFERGIRDFLAVCNTVKTFKSIRILQISTRPYDFMTTMCNEGELLERFNVQLAPIPMPELIETVKKCKTDEKEAVNKVISYVKESMIIQVTEEQLETVAALKVAMAKLREQYGCNAVAIQCWNALQGELGIMPCAANALLNDEGVPVVCETDIHGAITALLVEAAGMDKSRSFFADWTIRHPDIPNGELLQHCGPWPVSVAKEKPVLGYPLAFDHPGSLTAEAKGGNLTLCRFDGDNGEYSLLLGNAKGTSGPKGMGTYLWIEVDNIKRLEEKIVTGPYIHHCVGIHQNIVPILYEACKYIGIKADFYDPIEEDVQAYLRGEDVPSMQ; this comes from the coding sequence ATGCCAACCATCAGATTAGGGTATGCACCCACCCGCAGAAGTATCTTCAGTGCACCGGATGCCATTAAATATCGTAACCTCACTCGAGATCGGCTTATTGAGCTCGGCATCGAATTTGTAGACATTACAGACATCAACGAGGAGGGGCTCCTCTATGATGACAAGGATATGGTAAAAATCCTTGAGAAGTTCAAAGCAGAGAAGGTGGATGGGCTCTTCCTCCCGCACTGCAACTTCGGCACTGAATATGTCTCAGCACGTCTTGCAAAGGAGCTGGGTGTTCCTGTTCTCCTCTGGGGCCCGCTGGATGAACGGCCAGAACCCAATGGAGAGAGACTCAGGGATACCCAGTGCGGTCTCTTTGCCACCGGCAAAGTCCTTAGACGATTCAGAGTGCCTTTTACGTATATGACCAATTGCAGGCTCAGTGACCCAGTCTTCGAGCGTGGTATCCGTGACTTCCTTGCCGTCTGTAATACGGTAAAGACCTTCAAGTCCATCAGGATCCTCCAGATCTCCACCCGTCCCTACGACTTCATGACCACCATGTGCAATGAAGGGGAACTTCTGGAACGGTTCAACGTACAGCTTGCCCCTATCCCAATGCCTGAACTCATAGAAACTGTCAAGAAATGCAAAACCGATGAGAAGGAAGCAGTGAACAAGGTCATCTCGTATGTCAAGGAGTCGATGATCATCCAGGTTACTGAGGAACAGCTGGAAACAGTGGCAGCCCTCAAGGTTGCAATGGCAAAGCTTCGTGAGCAGTATGGCTGTAACGCCGTTGCCATCCAGTGCTGGAATGCATTACAGGGAGAGCTGGGAATCATGCCGTGCGCTGCCAATGCCTTACTGAACGATGAAGGAGTTCCTGTGGTTTGTGAAACAGATATCCATGGGGCAATTACAGCGCTTTTGGTGGAAGCAGCCGGTATGGACAAGAGTCGGTCCTTCTTTGCCGACTGGACCATCCGTCACCCAGACATCCCCAACGGAGAACTTTTGCAACACTGTGGACCATGGCCAGTATCTGTGGCAAAAGAGAAACCCGTACTTGGCTATCCACTCGCATTCGACCACCCGGGAAGCCTTACAGCAGAAGCAAAAGGAGGGAACCTTACCCTTTGTCGATTCGACGGGGACAACGGCGAGTACTCACTATTACTCGGTAATGCAAAAGGCACATCTGGCCCTAAGGGTATGGGAACCTATCTCTGGATTGAAGTGGACAACATCAAACGCCTGGAAGAGAAAATTGTCACAGGTCCGTATATCCACCACTGTGTAGGCATTCACCAGAACATTGTCCCCATCCTCTATGAAGCCTGCAAGTATATCGGTATCAAGGCTGACTTCTATGATCCAATTGAGGAAGACGTACAGGCCTACCTCCGTGGGGAAGATGTCCCCAGCATGCAGTAA